In Nicotiana tabacum cultivar K326 chromosome 19, ASM71507v2, whole genome shotgun sequence, one DNA window encodes the following:
- the LOC107791670 gene encoding preprotein translocase subunit SCY2, chloroplastic yields the protein MEAAILSSYTPLSSTADLRIRGKFAGCNLHFYNLPLNRTRLPLKLKFSESSRRHFFSRKDLILSNGRKELSSYFTHQLASHYTSIRASSGETLHYGQSSPISEGEGVSPTSTDANNFVSLQLKQKKFRNRFLNFVRLGSVIDNAAESFFKSEIRRRLFVTAILIVISRIGYFIPLPGFDRRLIPEDYLSFVSGSVNELGDSTPELKLSLFQLGVSPQIAASILMQVLCHVLPSLVKLRKEGLDGHEKIKSYIWWISLGFAILEALILSCYSLPYSIYAASHRVKHVLMTSFLLVSGAMTMSWICDTITESGFGQGSTLIICVGILTGYTDTLQKMLTQIAGSSGSWWPYVLAVLGVFTVVTMWAVVVSEGCRKVKLQYYGFKVASAAREDSPVPEVEPYIPFNINPAGMQPILVTSYLLALPNILASLLGSRFWEHFRDILNPDTSLGADPWVYYTVYAFFVFLFNIFDIANMPKEIADYLNKIAARIPGIKPGKATIEYLTKIQASTRFWGGLLLSVLATTSTILDHNLRRINEGYAIGLTSVLIIVGSIIELRRSYQAYNVMPSLSMALKRYGV from the exons ATGGAAGCCGCTATTCTCAGCTCTTACACACCGCTTTCCTCAACGGCAGACCTCAGGATTCGAG GAAAGTTTGCTGGATGTAATCTCCATTTCTATAATTTGCCATTGAACAGAACACGCCTTCCTCTCAAGTTAAAATTTTCTGAATCGAGTAGAAGGCACTTTTTTTCACGAAAGGATCTGATATTGTCTAATGGTAGGAAAGAATTATCCAGCTATTTCACCCATCAACTTGCAAGTCACTATACAAGTATCAGGGCATCATCGGGAGAAACGCTGCATTATGGACAATCTTCACCAATAAGTGAAGGTGAGGGAGTGTCACCAACATCTACAGATGCCAATAACTTTGTATCCTTGCAGCTTAAGCAGAAGAAATTTAGAAACAGATTCTTGAACTTTGTAAGACTGGGATCTGTCattgataatgctgctgagtcTTTTTTCAAGAGTGAGATACGGAGAAGGCTATTTGTGACTGCCATTTTAATTGTCATCAGTCGTATAGGATATTTCATTCCTCTTCCAGGATTTGACAGGAGGTTGATTCCAGAAGACTATCTCAGCTTTGTCTCAGGATCTGTTA ATGAACTTGGCGATTCCACTCCTGAACTGAAACTCTCTCTTTTCCAACTTGGGGTCAGTCCTCAGATAGCGGCATCAATTCTTATGCAG GTACTATGTCATGTTCTTCCTTCTTTGGTAAAGCTGAGAAAAGAGGGCTTAGATGGGCATGAAAAGATCAAGAGTTATAT ATGGTGGATCTCGCTTGGTTTTGCAATTTTGGAGGCTCTTATTCTCTCTTGTTACTCACTTCCATATTCGATATATGCTGCCAGTCATAG GGTTAAGCATGTGTTGATGACTTCCTTCCTTTTAGTTTCTGGTGCAATGACTATGTCATGGATTTGTGACACAATAACAGAGTCTGGGTTTG GTCAAGGATCGACTTTGATTATTTGTGTGGGTATTCTCACTGGCTACACAGATACATTGCAGAAAATGTTAACTCAAATAGCAG GGAGTAGCGGGAGCTGGTGGCCTTATGTACTTGCTGTACTAGGTGTTTTTACTGTTGTTACAATGTGGGCCGTCGTTGTGAGTGAAGGGTGCCGGAAAGTAAAGCTGCAATATTACGGTTTTAAAGTTGCTTCTGCTGCAAG AGAAGATTCTCCAGTTCCGGAGGTGGAGCCCTATATACCATTCAACATAAATCCAGCAGGAATGCAGCCTATCCTTGTTACCTCCTATCTGTTGGCACTTCCCAACATCCTTGCAAG TCTTCTTGGTTCAAGGTTTTGGGAACACTTCAGAGATATTTTGAATCCTGACACTTCTCTTGGGGCAGATCCGTGGGTTTACTATACAGTTTATGCTTTCTTTGTCTTCCTCTTCAACATATTTGACATT GCCAACATGCCAAAAGAAATTGCTGATTACTTAAACAAGATAGCTGCTAGAATTCCAGGTATAAAGCCTGGAAAAGCTACAATTGAATATCTGACAAAGATCCAAGCTTCAACACGGTTCTGGG GTGGTCTGTTATTAAGTGTTTTGGCCACGACATCCACCATTCTAGACCATAATTTGCGCCGCatcaatgaaggatatgcaataGGATTGACATCAGTGCTAATAATT GTGGGCTCAATCATTGAATTGAGAAGATCTTATCAAGCATATAATGTAATGCCAAGTCTAAGTATGGCTTTGAAGCGGTATGGTGTATGA